From Anastrepha obliqua isolate idAnaObli1 chromosome 3, idAnaObli1_1.0, whole genome shotgun sequence:
AAGCCAAGCACAATTGGggaacaaaaaacgaaaaatctaGAGATATTCGCATACACAAAAAAGTTGCAGCAAAAAGTATTCGTGCCGGCAGAAGAAAAAACTTGTGAGCAATAAAAAGACAGAGACGATGATGACGACGACAACGACGACGACGACTACTAGGACTACAACGATGATGGTGCTGATGACGACCACAACAACGACAGCACAGCTACGAACAAGCGATACCAACGAAAACAACACGAACAAGAGCAACAATAAAGGCAACAGCAAAGGCAGACATAGCGCTGGTGTTAGCGGCAACGACGATGGTAAGTACAAAGTGTATATGCTGTGGGAGAGCCACAGGTGCGGTAGAAGGGGGCGCTGTGCTTTGGAGTGAAACGGCTGTAGAAGATAGCGGCAGCGCCCGAAAATTTTGGTACTCTACGGTGGGGAAAGGAGTATGAGTGGTGAGAGAGCGCACGTCAGTGAGAAAGTGAGTGCGGTGAGATTGAGCGCGTGCATACAAAAGAAATCTGAAGTGTCACAGGTAGATGGAGATGGTGGAGATACAAAAGATATGTAGATATGCGTTGTTGCTGGCGCAGATACATGAAGGGTTTTCGTTTTTCGGATAACCAAATTATGGTTGGTTTTGTTACATGAGCGAAGTGAGGTGAGGTGAGAGCACTgaaattgtaatatatttttttcaagctaTTAGCTCATTAGCTGAGTATGTAAATGGTACGTGGTGGGGTGCGGAGGTTAGCGCGGGTGATTGGGTGCAGGGAGACCA
This genomic window contains:
- the LOC129242656 gene encoding hybrid signal transduction protein dokA-like, coding for MMTTTTTTTTTRTTTMMVLMTTTTTTAQLRTSDTNENNTNKSNNKGNSKGRHSAGVSGNDDAKAFTKKIVVIRRYKANESLNKETK